In a genomic window of Epinephelus fuscoguttatus linkage group LG23, E.fuscoguttatus.final_Chr_v1:
- the zgc:101810 gene encoding actin-related protein 2: MDSEGRKVVVCDNGTGFVKCGFAGSNFPEHIFPAMVGRPIIRSNTKVGNIEIKDLMVGDEASECRSMLEVSYPMENGMVRSWDDMLHLWDYTFGPDRLDITPSECKILLTEPPMNPTKNREKIAEVMFEKYQFHGIYVAIQAVLTLYAQGLLTGVVLDSGDGVTHICPVYEGFSLPHLTRRLDIAGRDITRYLIKLLLLRGYAFNHSADFETVRLLKEKLCYVGYNIEQEQRLAEETTYLVESFTLPDGRQIKVGGERFGAPEALFQPHLINVEGVGVAELLFNTIQAADIDLRADFYKHIVLSGGTTMYPGLPSRLEREIKQLYLERVLDGDTKKLSKFKIRIEDPPRRKHMVFLGGAVLANIMKDKESFWLSRAEYQEKGVGVLQKLGGGVR, from the exons GGTCGACCAATCATACGATCGAACACTAAAGTGGGCAACATCGAGATAAAG GACCTAATGGTGGGTGATGAGGCCAGCGAATGTCGCTCCATGCTGGAGGTGTCCTACCCCATGGAGAACGGTATGGTGCGCTCCTGGGATGACATGCTCCACCTGTGGGACTACACCTTCGGTCCCGACCGCCTGGACATCACCCCATCGGAATGCAAG ATCCTGCTGACGGAGCCGCCCATGAACCCAACCAAGAACCGGGAGAAGATCGCAGAGGTCATGTTTGAGAAATACCAGTTCCACGGCATTTATGTGGCTATTCAGGCTGTGCTCACTCTGTATGCTCAGG GTTTGCTGACCGGTGTGGTGCTCGACTCGGGGGATGGTGTCACCCACATCTGTCCAGTGTACGAGGGCTTTTCTTTGCCCCACCTCACACGTAGGCTGGACATCGCAGGACGCGACATCACACGCTACCTCATTAAG CTCCTGCTTCTCCGCGGCTACGCCTTCAACCACTCGGCCGACTTTGAGACTGTGCGTTTGTTGAAGGAGAAGCTCTGCTACGTGGGATACAACATTGAACAGGAGCAGCGCCTGGCTGAAGAGACCACCTACCTGGTGGAGTCGTTCACA CTCCCTGATGGCCGGCAGATAAAGGTGGGCGGAGAGCGGTTCGGGGCCCCTGAAGCTCTCTTCCAGCCTCACCTCATCAACGTGGAGGGAGTCGGCGTGGCTGAGCTGCTGTTTAACACCATCCAGGCTGCGGACATCGACCTCAG GGCGGACTTCTATAAGCACATCGTCCTGTCCGGAGGCACCACCATGTATCCTGGACTTCCATCCAGACTGGAGCGAGAGATCAAGCAGCTCTACCTGGAGAGGGTGCTGGACGGAGACACCAAGAAACTATCA AAGTTTAAGATCCGCATCGAGGACCCTCCCCGGCGTAAGCACATGGTGTTCCTGGGCGGCGCCGTGCTGGCCAACATCATGAAAGACAAGGAATCCTTCTGGCTGAGCAGGGCGGAGTACCAGGAGAAAGGCGTGGGAGTGCTGCAGAAACTGGGAGGTGGAGTCAGATAA